CCGCGCGTCGTTGCAAAAGGGCAAGGGGTCACTGCCGAAAACATTATTAAAATCGCAGAACTTCACAACCTACCGATCAAAAAAGATGAAGATTTAGTGGAGATGTTGAGCAAAGTGGAGTTAGACCGCGAAGTTCCTGAGAAACTCTACCTCGCAGTGGCGGAAGTGTTTAGTTTTATCTACAAAATCACGAATAAAGATAATTTACATA
The DNA window shown above is from Sulfuricurvum sp. and carries:
- a CDS encoding EscU/YscU/HrcU family type III secretion system export apparatus switch protein — protein: MKKAVAMRYDPAKENAPRVVAKGQGVTAENIIKIAELHNLPIKKDEDLVEMLSKVELDREVPEKLYLAVAEVFSFIYKITNKDNLHKA